The Petrocella atlantisensis genome has a window encoding:
- the dnaX gene encoding DNA polymerase III subunit gamma/tau, whose amino-acid sequence MAYTALYRKWRPRSFKDLVGQDHIVKTLTNQIMSQRVTHAYLLCGTRGTGKTSTAKIFAQAINCDEPIEGNPCHRCPSCMDIEEKGSMNIIEIDAASNNGVDNIRDIRDEVKYTPTLGKYKVYIIDEVHMLSTGAFNALLKTLEEPPKHVIFILATTEPHKIPATVLSRCQRYDFKRITIETITGALKSYMVQENITIEEKAINYIAKVANGSMRDALSILDQCIAFYIGEDVTLEKVLDVLGAVDHEVFAQLTDALLDRNAKACMDIVEKITMQGRDILQFILDTVNHLRNLLVVKSVDEPDEILDMTMDQILLLKTQSIRFKEETILYYIKQLSNLENKIKYMSGERILLEVELLKLCNPDMDDTNEGLRHRLTYLEETVKKGIMVHETLPEKQTSKEAPKKSLQKVIDIDAVPEDIKQVIHNWKGVVEHTHTVTKAFLKSAFPINLEDDVVYIVCDSEIGKNHLSQEENMGKIDHVLKQMFDKKFNIKVIDQEDYNQITQRQMSKDESLKDAKNVYEQIKSKINFDIEIR is encoded by the coding sequence ATGGCGTATACAGCCTTATATAGAAAATGGCGTCCAAGAAGTTTCAAAGACTTGGTGGGACAAGACCATATTGTAAAAACACTTACAAATCAAATCATGTCACAAAGGGTAACCCATGCTTATTTGTTGTGTGGTACCAGAGGAACGGGTAAGACATCTACTGCCAAGATATTTGCTCAGGCCATTAACTGTGATGAACCGATAGAAGGTAACCCATGTCATAGGTGCCCTTCTTGTATGGATATTGAGGAAAAGGGAAGCATGAACATCATAGAAATTGATGCAGCATCTAACAATGGTGTTGATAATATTCGGGACATTCGTGATGAAGTTAAGTACACGCCTACACTTGGAAAGTATAAAGTCTATATAATTGATGAGGTACATATGCTGTCAACAGGCGCCTTTAATGCGTTACTAAAAACATTGGAAGAGCCTCCAAAGCATGTTATATTTATTCTGGCTACAACTGAACCTCACAAAATACCGGCAACGGTGCTTTCAAGATGCCAGCGCTATGACTTCAAAAGAATCACCATAGAGACAATTACTGGCGCACTAAAATCCTATATGGTACAAGAAAATATTACAATCGAGGAAAAAGCCATTAACTATATTGCCAAAGTGGCCAATGGTTCCATGCGCGACGCGCTCAGTATCCTTGACCAATGTATTGCTTTTTATATTGGAGAAGATGTGACCCTTGAGAAAGTATTGGATGTTCTAGGTGCAGTCGATCATGAGGTTTTTGCTCAGTTAACAGATGCCTTACTTGACCGGAATGCAAAAGCTTGTATGGACATAGTGGAGAAAATCACCATGCAAGGTAGAGATATTTTGCAGTTTATACTGGATACGGTTAACCACCTTAGGAATCTACTGGTGGTGAAGAGTGTGGATGAACCGGATGAGATACTGGATATGACCATGGACCAGATTCTCTTACTTAAGACGCAAAGCATACGTTTTAAAGAAGAAACCATTCTTTATTATATCAAGCAACTATCTAACCTTGAAAATAAAATCAAATACATGTCGGGTGAGAGAATTCTCCTTGAAGTGGAGTTGCTTAAGTTGTGCAACCCAGATATGGATGATACAAATGAAGGTCTAAGACATCGATTAACCTACCTTGAAGAAACAGTAAAAAAAGGCATCATGGTTCATGAAACCTTGCCGGAAAAGCAGACATCAAAAGAGGCACCTAAGAAGTCTTTGCAAAAAGTAATTGATATTGATGCTGTACCAGAGGATATAAAACAGGTCATTCACAATTGGAAGGGTGTGGTGGAACACACACACACCGTAACCAAAGCCTTTTTAAAAAGTGCTTTTCCGATTAATTTAGAAGATGATGTGGTGTATATCGTATGCGACAGTGAAATTGGAAAAAACCACTTGTCACAAGAAGAAAATATGGGTAAAATAGACCATGTGCTTAAGCAGATGTTCGATAAGAAATTCAACATCAAGGTTATTGATCAAGAAGACTATAATCAAATAACCCAGAGACAAATGAGCAAAGACGAAAGTTTGAAAGATGCCAAGAACGTATATGAGCAGATTAAATCAAAGATAAACTTTGACATTGAGATTAGATAA
- a CDS encoding EAL and HDOD domain-containing protein, which produces MNFYLARQPIFDRNQIVIGYEIIYRSSLNSPENVDSEYDEATSRLLLNSYLDVGMDTLMGGHIAFINFDRELVLKDSPLLLNKSTTIIQIPSDVVPDPIFLDKISEFKNDGYLISLAGYIDTYPHNNLLELVDIIQVDLTQNTASSLKRIVKRFQMTTQILLAKNIESHDSYETLKRMGFELFQGYYFCKPTLTKGKILQHSNLNNVEILKLSNESEPNIKEISKRIEEDINLTIKLLRLVNSSHYFMNKIQSVQHALAMVGVQSFKNWLNIALMDSLLGEQTPEIIKLSMVRMKMMEEIGHVSKIKLHTDSLKLIGLLSVLDVLLDKNMMDAVGPLPIERELKITLFGKETIYTPIYRLVLGYEKGNFNIAYRYAEKAGIHLDALPQIYATSIQWADDLYNHIYPSEEPTVIK; this is translated from the coding sequence ATGAATTTTTATTTAGCAAGACAACCCATATTTGATCGCAATCAAATCGTGATTGGATATGAGATTATCTATAGAAGCAGTTTAAACTCTCCTGAAAATGTAGACAGTGAGTATGACGAGGCCACATCTCGCCTATTGCTTAACAGTTATTTAGATGTTGGCATGGATACTTTAATGGGTGGCCATATTGCTTTCATCAACTTTGATCGGGAATTAGTTCTTAAAGATAGTCCTCTACTTTTAAACAAAAGTACCACAATTATTCAGATTCCTTCGGATGTTGTTCCTGATCCTATTTTCTTAGATAAAATTAGTGAATTCAAAAATGATGGTTATCTTATTTCCCTAGCCGGTTATATCGACACCTACCCACATAACAATCTACTTGAATTGGTGGATATCATCCAAGTCGATCTTACTCAGAACACAGCTAGTAGTCTTAAACGGATTGTGAAGCGTTTCCAAATGACCACTCAAATACTTTTGGCAAAAAATATAGAGAGCCATGATAGCTACGAAACGCTTAAGCGGATGGGGTTTGAGCTTTTTCAAGGTTACTACTTCTGTAAGCCAACGCTAACAAAAGGGAAAATACTACAACACTCCAACTTAAATAATGTTGAAATATTAAAGTTATCAAATGAAAGTGAACCTAATATTAAGGAAATCTCAAAGCGTATAGAAGAAGATATCAACCTCACCATCAAACTTCTTAGGTTGGTTAATTCAAGTCACTATTTCATGAATAAGATTCAGTCTGTTCAACATGCTCTTGCCATGGTTGGTGTGCAGTCCTTTAAGAATTGGCTCAATATTGCACTTATGGATTCTTTGTTAGGCGAACAGACACCGGAGATTATTAAATTATCTATGGTACGTATGAAAATGATGGAAGAAATCGGTCATGTCAGTAAGATTAAGTTGCATACAGACTCTTTGAAATTAATCGGATTACTGTCCGTTTTGGACGTCTTACTGGATAAAAATATGATGGATGCTGTTGGACCTCTCCCAATCGAAAGAGAATTAAAAATTACACTTTTTGGTAAAGAAACAATTTATACGCCTATCTACCGATTGGTCCTTGGTTATGAAAAAGGGAACTTCAATATCGCTTACCGCTATGCAGAAAAAGCAGGTATCCATCTGGATGCACTTCCCCAGATTTATGCAACATCTATACAATGGGCTGACGATTTATACAACCACATCTATCCAAGTGAAGAACCTACTGTAATAAAGTAG
- the tadA gene encoding tRNA adenosine(34) deaminase TadA gives MEKWMEEAIKEGKKAAKIMEVPIGAIIVHEGQIIGRGYNQRNSKKSTLAHAELIAIEEASKVIGDWRLEGCTMYVTVEPCPMCAGAIVQARLDKVVIGTMNLKAGCAGSIYNLLDDSRFNHQVSVVTGVCQEACATMMSEFFKTLREVKKTDKIDGRFIEEL, from the coding sequence ATGGAAAAGTGGATGGAAGAAGCCATTAAAGAAGGAAAGAAAGCAGCAAAAATTATGGAAGTCCCTATTGGGGCTATTATTGTACATGAAGGACAAATTATTGGAAGAGGCTATAATCAACGCAATTCAAAAAAATCTACTTTGGCGCATGCAGAATTAATAGCCATAGAAGAAGCCAGTAAAGTTATAGGTGACTGGCGACTGGAAGGTTGTACCATGTATGTAACGGTGGAACCTTGCCCTATGTGTGCAGGAGCTATAGTTCAGGCACGACTGGATAAAGTGGTTATTGGTACCATGAATCTGAAAGCCGGATGTGCCGGGTCCATTTACAATCTACTAGATGATTCTAGGTTCAATCATCAAGTTAGTGTGGTAACCGGAGTCTGCCAAGAGGCCTGTGCAACCATGATGTCGGAGTTTTTCAAAACCCTTCGTGAGGTGAAAAAAACAGATAAAATAGATGGTCGATTTATAGAAGAATTGTGA
- a CDS encoding response regulator transcription factor: MYNIMIVDQQKSNHEKIRLFLQESKQDFEIIGEVTSAEQAEALLEKMEVHLIVADDVLPKKTGLQLFIDNSEKYPNMHMILFTDYNRFNSSKDIMAQGRMDFLFKPIRRNDVVKSIIHMSQIVDEDVQKRNALKIVRASYENHLSVFRDRFLINLLHGHIDSDSTIYNQMDYFKIPYNNSFTVGVIKLDHYRTYQLALDEEERQFLIFNALNIVSDYVEKNQLGFVFINRYDELSFIFTTEMDEDDLFNHAYNLQELLASVQNIRVTIGLGKTYHRPMFISVSYHQARAALRNSHYLGQGSIIHVNYIPGKGDIAYFYPRDKEQLMIYATVNGHLEASLDYLDVIFEALKVDSHLPKHYYQIMIIDLLVNINRNALENGLSIEDFFKSYVRLGEINTIDNLNQAHTYLKDAISKICTYQLKGLQTSDKALIDALYRYVHTYYASKISLRRAAQFLKTTPYHLEQIIMDKEKQTFYEFCMDIRLNVSKELLKNTTDSITSISEKIGFSNPEYYIAIFKQHFHMSPATFRYDGKDRIIHHSKS, from the coding sequence ATGTACAATATAATGATTGTTGATCAACAAAAATCAAATCATGAGAAAATCAGGCTATTTCTTCAGGAATCTAAACAAGATTTTGAAATCATAGGCGAAGTGACCAGTGCTGAACAAGCCGAAGCCTTACTTGAAAAGATGGAAGTGCATTTAATTGTTGCCGATGATGTATTACCCAAAAAAACCGGCCTTCAACTTTTTATAGATAACAGTGAGAAATATCCAAATATGCATATGATACTATTTACCGATTATAACCGCTTCAATAGTTCAAAGGATATTATGGCTCAAGGACGGATGGACTTTCTTTTTAAACCTATTCGTCGTAATGATGTAGTAAAAAGCATCATTCATATGAGCCAGATTGTAGATGAGGACGTCCAAAAAAGAAACGCTTTAAAAATAGTGCGTGCTTCTTATGAAAACCATCTTAGTGTTTTTAGAGACCGATTTCTTATCAATCTCCTACACGGGCATATTGACAGTGACTCAACTATTTACAATCAAATGGACTATTTTAAAATTCCTTACAATAATAGCTTTACTGTGGGTGTTATCAAACTTGACCATTATAGAACCTATCAACTCGCCCTTGATGAAGAGGAAAGGCAATTCTTAATCTTTAATGCTCTAAATATTGTATCGGATTATGTTGAAAAAAACCAACTCGGCTTTGTCTTCATCAACCGGTATGATGAACTCTCTTTTATTTTTACGACGGAAATGGATGAGGATGATTTATTCAATCATGCTTATAACCTACAAGAACTTCTTGCTTCTGTACAAAACATTAGAGTAACTATAGGACTTGGCAAAACTTATCATAGACCTATGTTCATTAGTGTCTCTTATCATCAAGCACGGGCGGCTTTAAGAAACAGTCATTATTTAGGTCAAGGCTCTATTATTCATGTCAATTATATCCCCGGCAAAGGTGATATTGCATATTTCTACCCACGAGACAAAGAACAACTGATGATCTATGCGACAGTCAATGGTCATCTTGAGGCGTCCTTAGATTATTTGGATGTAATATTTGAAGCCCTCAAAGTAGACAGTCACCTACCAAAGCATTATTATCAGATTATGATTATTGATCTATTAGTCAATATCAACCGTAATGCCTTGGAAAATGGACTATCTATTGAAGATTTTTTTAAATCTTATGTGCGGCTGGGAGAGATTAACACCATCGACAATCTTAATCAAGCCCATACGTACCTTAAAGATGCCATTTCTAAGATCTGTACTTATCAATTAAAAGGCTTACAAACATCCGACAAGGCGCTTATTGATGCACTTTACCGATATGTCCACACTTATTATGCCAGTAAAATCTCACTCAGACGGGCGGCTCAATTTTTAAAAACAACCCCTTATCACTTGGAACAAATTATTATGGACAAGGAAAAGCAGACCTTTTATGAATTCTGTATGGATATACGCTTAAACGTATCAAAAGAGTTGCTTAAAAATACGACTGATTCGATTACTTCCATATCAGAAAAAATCGGCTTTTCTAATCCTGAATACTACATTGCTATTTTTAAGCAACATTTCCACATGTCACCTGCCACCTTTCGATATGATGGCAAAGACCGCATAATACACCATAGTAAGTCTTAA
- a CDS encoding TIGR03915 family putative DNA repair protein, which translates to MIYLYDGQFDGFLTCIYHHYYEEKTEGIYEEKIYEPKLLDISKYIITDPQKSTKVHQAMLDQFSEYMYFNIYHTFLSNVYDKDTILLNCLEMAFKHGLATDRMRSVDAIYQVLKIGRQVGFEKHRFMGLLRFSDLGQYLYARFEPDHNIISLLGEHFSDRFREEKFIIHDVRRAIAIIGHKGQWLLTDFNHIVEDDLLDEEIFFRKLWQTYFDKIAIEDRINLKLQQNFVPKKYRKHLLEFGTNTDKSK; encoded by the coding sequence ATGATCTATTTATATGATGGCCAGTTTGATGGGTTTTTAACCTGTATCTACCACCACTACTATGAAGAAAAAACAGAAGGCATTTATGAAGAAAAAATCTATGAGCCTAAGCTTTTAGATATAAGTAAATATATTATAACGGATCCTCAAAAATCAACAAAGGTACATCAAGCCATGTTGGATCAGTTCTCTGAATATATGTATTTTAATATTTACCATACTTTTTTATCGAATGTTTATGACAAGGACACCATATTGCTTAATTGTCTGGAAATGGCTTTTAAGCATGGTTTGGCTACGGATAGAATGCGCTCGGTAGATGCCATTTATCAAGTACTTAAGATTGGAAGGCAAGTGGGGTTTGAGAAACATCGGTTTATGGGATTGCTTAGATTTTCAGATTTGGGACAATATCTATATGCAAGGTTTGAACCGGATCATAATATTATCAGCTTGCTCGGCGAGCATTTCTCAGATCGATTTAGAGAAGAAAAATTCATTATCCACGATGTAAGAAGGGCTATAGCTATAATAGGACATAAAGGTCAATGGCTGTTGACGGACTTTAATCACATTGTCGAAGACGATTTATTAGATGAGGAGATTTTCTTCAGAAAGCTATGGCAAACTTATTTTGACAAGATTGCAATTGAAGATCGAATCAATCTAAAATTACAGCAAAACTTTGTTCCAAAGAAGTACCGAAAGCATTTGTTGGAATTTGGTACAAATACAGATAAATCAAAGTAG
- a CDS encoding putative DNA modification/repair radical SAM protein, translating into MLENNMMERLGILAESAKYDVSCSSSGVEKKNTGSMGNAAACGICHTWSADGRCVSLLKTLMSNDCIYDCAYCINRSSNDIVRTSFTPEEITQITMAFYRRNYIEGLFLSSAVEINPNHTMEKILKVLTLLRTEQRFSGYIHVKAIPGADQMLIYQAGLLADRMSVNIELPSESSLKLLAPQKQPQKIFLPMAQIRESIIRSKEEKRHYMSAPSFVPAGQSTQMIVGATSDTDRSILLTSEKLYKNFNMKRVYYSAYMPVNKGKNLPDIMTAPPLIREHRLYQADWLLRFYRFTAEEILTEKESNFDLDYDPKFHWALNNIQLFPMEINKVSYSDLLRIPGIGPTSASRIVKQRQLIKVGFEDLPKMGVVAKRARYFITCDGKFFGIKSFDVSSIKNAINPIPKHTQLSFF; encoded by the coding sequence ATGCTCGAAAATAATATGATGGAAAGACTAGGTATACTGGCTGAATCAGCAAAGTACGATGTTTCATGTTCATCAAGTGGTGTTGAAAAGAAGAATACAGGCTCTATGGGCAATGCAGCGGCTTGCGGCATATGTCACACTTGGTCGGCGGACGGGCGTTGCGTTTCTCTCTTGAAAACATTGATGAGCAACGATTGTATCTATGATTGTGCTTATTGCATCAATCGAAGCAGCAATGATATTGTTAGAACCAGTTTTACACCTGAAGAAATAACACAGATTACCATGGCATTCTATCGTAGAAATTACATAGAAGGGTTATTCTTAAGTTCGGCGGTGGAAATCAACCCTAATCATACCATGGAAAAAATCCTGAAAGTTTTAACACTACTTCGCACAGAACAAAGATTTTCAGGCTATATACATGTTAAAGCGATACCGGGAGCGGATCAGATGCTGATATATCAAGCGGGTCTCTTAGCAGATAGAATGAGTGTTAATATCGAGTTGCCCAGTGAATCTAGTTTGAAACTTCTAGCACCTCAGAAGCAACCTCAAAAGATATTTCTACCGATGGCACAGATTAGAGAAAGTATCATAAGATCAAAGGAAGAAAAACGCCATTACATGTCAGCTCCAAGCTTTGTACCGGCAGGTCAGTCGACTCAGATGATTGTTGGTGCAACTTCGGATACAGATAGGAGTATTTTGCTGACATCTGAAAAACTTTATAAGAATTTTAATATGAAGCGGGTATACTATTCAGCCTATATGCCGGTCAACAAAGGCAAGAACTTGCCGGATATTATGACGGCACCACCGTTAATTAGAGAACACAGGCTTTACCAAGCGGACTGGCTACTTCGATTCTATAGATTTACAGCGGAGGAGATTCTTACAGAAAAAGAAAGCAATTTCGATTTGGATTATGACCCAAAATTCCATTGGGCTCTAAATAACATACAACTTTTCCCCATGGAGATTAACAAGGTAAGTTACTCAGATCTTTTGAGAATACCAGGTATAGGGCCAACTTCTGCAAGTAGAATTGTTAAGCAGCGTCAGTTGATAAAAGTGGGTTTTGAAGATTTACCGAAAATGGGCGTGGTTGCAAAGCGGGCAAGATACTTCATTACCTGTGATGGTAAATTCTTTGGGATAAAAAGCTTTGATGTATCATCTATAAAAAATGCCATCAATCCAATACCCAAACATACCCAACTTTCCTTTTTTTGA
- a CDS encoding 5'-methylthioadenosine/adenosylhomocysteine nucleosidase: MIGIIGAMEEEVLTLKEKMELKEVRSIASLEFYVGSMSGASVVVVKGGVGKVNSAVCTQILIDCFHVDAIINTGVAGGLSDVLNIGDVVISRDTIQHDMDATGFGYALGEVPRMGCIAYKADQHLIKIAKNATDVLSSATNVYVERIVSGDQFISDLKKKKWLLDKFDAYCTEMEGAAVAQASYLNKIPFVIIRSISDKADDSAEMNFNEFTQLAASNSCKIIIKMLELI, encoded by the coding sequence ATAATCGGCATTATTGGAGCTATGGAAGAAGAAGTACTGACGTTAAAAGAGAAAATGGAATTAAAGGAAGTGCGTTCCATAGCTTCTCTTGAGTTCTATGTGGGTTCAATGAGTGGTGCATCAGTTGTAGTCGTAAAAGGCGGTGTCGGAAAAGTAAATTCTGCGGTTTGCACGCAGATCCTAATAGATTGTTTTCATGTAGATGCCATAATTAATACTGGCGTTGCAGGGGGTCTTAGTGATGTTCTGAATATTGGGGATGTGGTCATATCAAGGGATACGATTCAACATGATATGGATGCAACTGGCTTTGGTTATGCTCTAGGAGAAGTTCCAAGGATGGGATGCATTGCTTACAAAGCGGACCAACATTTGATTAAAATTGCAAAAAATGCGACGGATGTTTTAAGCTCAGCGACCAATGTATATGTTGAGCGGATTGTGAGTGGTGATCAATTTATATCCGATCTTAAAAAAAAGAAATGGCTATTGGATAAGTTTGATGCTTATTGTACGGAAATGGAAGGTGCTGCTGTGGCACAAGCATCTTATTTGAATAAGATACCTTTTGTCATCATTCGATCCATTTCGGATAAGGCAGACGACTCAGCAGAAATGAACTTCAACGAATTCACACAGCTGGCAGCTTCTAATTCCTGTAAGATTATCATAAAAATGTTGGAGTTGATTTGA
- a CDS encoding PhoH family protein, protein MVKNYVIDTNVMIHDPKFMYKFSDNNVIIPILCIEELDNLKKRDGLVGFHARHVAKELQTLMSKGNISEGIALENGGIVKVEQNYLDTEVLPNGVDLSKNDSKIIAVVKNLQNANQDIKTILVTKDVYMHIKASSLGIEVQDFENDKIDNDQIYTGYADVEWPSEMIDAIYAGGFVPEDTIKQKYHPNQFLHIKSSNRSGHEVLARFDGQKIVPLKYVNETAWGLTPINREQKMAFELLMNPDIHFVTITGGAGSGKTILSTAAALQNVIESNRYRKIVFVRPVVPAGEDIGYLPGTEVEKLKPWMGSFYDAIENLTDLKDLNKESQKEQRYNSQKPTFTVDDFIDQYRQRGIIETKTFTYMRGRTFTNSFIIVDEAQEMTPHLAKLMLTRAGHNSKFIFLGDPSDNQIDNHYVDARSNGLIYTVEKMKAFGITGHVTLKRVERSPLAEVAERNM, encoded by the coding sequence ATGGTAAAAAACTATGTTATTGACACCAATGTTATGATACACGATCCTAAGTTCATGTATAAGTTTTCTGACAACAACGTCATCATCCCCATTTTATGTATTGAAGAATTAGATAATTTAAAAAAGAGAGATGGGTTGGTTGGATTTCATGCCAGACATGTCGCTAAAGAATTACAAACATTGATGAGTAAAGGCAATATATCAGAAGGTATTGCACTAGAAAATGGTGGCATCGTTAAAGTGGAACAGAATTACTTAGATACAGAGGTACTCCCAAACGGTGTCGACCTAAGTAAGAATGATTCGAAAATAATAGCAGTGGTCAAAAATCTTCAAAATGCCAATCAAGATATCAAAACAATTCTAGTCACTAAAGATGTTTATATGCATATCAAGGCCAGTTCTTTAGGTATTGAGGTGCAAGACTTTGAAAATGATAAGATTGATAATGACCAAATCTATACAGGATATGCTGACGTAGAGTGGCCATCAGAAATGATTGATGCAATATATGCTGGTGGTTTTGTTCCGGAAGATACTATAAAACAAAAGTATCATCCAAACCAATTTCTACATATTAAAAGCAGTAACCGTTCAGGTCATGAAGTTCTTGCCAGATTTGACGGGCAAAAGATTGTACCTCTAAAATATGTGAATGAGACAGCCTGGGGCTTGACACCAATTAATAGAGAACAGAAGATGGCCTTTGAATTACTGATGAATCCGGACATACATTTTGTTACGATCACAGGTGGAGCAGGATCGGGTAAGACCATATTGTCTACAGCTGCAGCACTTCAGAATGTCATTGAGTCAAACCGTTACAGAAAAATAGTTTTCGTAAGACCGGTTGTACCTGCCGGAGAAGATATCGGTTACTTACCGGGTACGGAAGTTGAAAAACTTAAGCCATGGATGGGTAGCTTCTATGATGCAATTGAGAACTTAACAGACTTAAAAGATTTGAATAAAGAGAGTCAAAAAGAACAGCGTTATAATAGCCAGAAGCCAACGTTTACTGTAGATGATTTTATAGATCAGTATAGGCAAAGGGGCATTATTGAGACGAAAACATTCACTTATATGCGGGGTCGAACCTTTACCAACTCTTTCATTATTGTTGACGAGGCGCAAGAAATGACACCCCACTTAGCAAAGCTTATGCTTACAAGAGCTGGTCATAATTCCAAGTTCATCTTTTTGGGAGATCCTAGTGACAACCAGATTGACAATCATTACGTGGACGCCAGATCCAATGGTTTGATTTACACAGTAGAGAAAATGAAGGCTTTTGGTATAACAGGCCATGTGACTCTAAAACGGGTTGAGCGTAGTCCTCTTGCAGAAGTAGCAGAACGAAATATGTAA
- a CDS encoding thymidine kinase — translation MAKLFFKYGTVFSAKSLNLIATAHNYETQGKKVLLMIPFMDTRSNGNISTRAGFELKAEMIDTDTNVVDVFIEHLNKKEKIDCVLVDEAQMLSSKHIDQLRDIVVRFNTPVICYGLRVSYTLELFEASKRLFELSDKLEEIKTICWYCASKATHNLKLVEGKPEYKGNPIDIGGLEKYLPVCYNCYVNPPIEKELKGV, via the coding sequence ATGGCAAAATTATTCTTCAAGTATGGAACCGTTTTTTCTGCAAAATCGTTAAACCTGATAGCAACGGCACACAACTATGAAACACAAGGAAAAAAAGTACTGCTAATGATACCCTTCATGGATACAAGGTCTAATGGTAACATATCAACTAGAGCCGGCTTTGAATTGAAAGCAGAGATGATTGATACAGATACCAATGTTGTTGATGTATTTATTGAGCATTTAAACAAAAAAGAAAAAATAGACTGTGTACTGGTGGATGAGGCACAGATGTTGTCATCCAAGCATATTGATCAATTGCGAGATATTGTTGTACGATTCAATACCCCTGTTATATGTTATGGACTTAGGGTAAGCTATACCTTGGAGCTTTTTGAGGCATCCAAAAGGTTATTTGAGCTCTCGGATAAACTAGAGGAAATCAAGACGATATGTTGGTATTGCGCCAGCAAAGCAACACATAACCTTAAGTTGGTTGAAGGCAAGCCAGAGTATAAGGGTAACCCTATAGACATAGGTGGTTTAGAAAAATATTTACCGGTTTGCTACAATTGTTATGTAAACCCACCAATTGAAAAAGAGTTGAAAGGTGTATGA
- a CDS encoding restriction endonuclease, with protein sequence MELYKALATSDLKEEFKNLCHNLFIETGMDIDMQTKSEHGIDMLIQCDAEHCAVVEIKLYRSKKVALDTIEQAVFHLKRVNDAIHGSHLILIVSTFVPDDWVQLVKSRFGITLWDQNDLIHMSKDLHPLASEFIDFFERINPPIETKKITVPNPYKRLASIHTFTETTVKPFCHKAFIGHDLYLNLVKKNNRSNSWTKFENNVFDIMKHLFGKDLSGWYKNLKMDSSHNRFEMVCRINSKHDFWNQLALDFNTRYIFFECKDYKEVFGYKNVSSDDVNVLGQALRAIGLIVTKSDDENYPDFKSQGAFYDNGKLLLHLTEFDIYRMLLDKDMGNDTTSLLKEKIDDAMIQIRL encoded by the coding sequence ATGGAACTTTATAAAGCACTTGCAACCAGCGACTTAAAAGAAGAATTCAAAAATCTATGTCACAACCTATTCATAGAGACTGGTATGGACATTGACATGCAAACAAAATCAGAGCATGGCATCGATATGCTTATTCAGTGTGATGCCGAACATTGTGCTGTCGTAGAAATTAAGCTTTATCGGTCAAAAAAAGTTGCCCTTGACACCATCGAACAGGCTGTTTTCCATCTTAAGAGGGTCAATGATGCTATTCATGGCAGTCATTTGATCTTGATCGTTTCCACTTTTGTACCTGATGACTGGGTACAGTTAGTGAAAAGTAGATTTGGTATCACCTTATGGGATCAAAATGATCTTATTCATATGTCTAAAGATTTACACCCTTTGGCTTCAGAGTTTATTGATTTCTTTGAACGTATCAACCCACCTATCGAAACAAAAAAAATTACCGTTCCTAATCCTTATAAGCGTTTGGCCTCTATACATACCTTTACCGAGACCACCGTTAAACCCTTTTGTCACAAAGCCTTTATCGGTCATGATCTCTACTTAAACTTAGTCAAAAAAAATAACCGTTCTAATAGTTGGACCAAATTCGAGAATAATGTCTTTGATATCATGAAACATTTATTCGGTAAAGATTTAAGTGGTTGGTACAAAAACTTAAAAATGGATTCAAGCCACAACCGATTCGAAATGGTATGTCGCATCAATTCAAAACATGATTTTTGGAATCAGTTGGCCCTGGATTTTAATACAAGGTACATTTTTTTCGAATGTAAAGACTACAAAGAAGTTTTTGGTTATAAAAATGTATCATCCGATGATGTGAATGTTCTAGGACAGGCACTAAGAGCTATTGGCCTTATTGTTACTAAAAGTGATGATGAGAACTATCCTGATTTTAAAAGTCAAGGGGCCTTTTATGATAATGGTAAATTATTGTTGCATTTAACGGAATTTGATATCTATAGAATGTTGCTTGATAAAGATATGGGCAATGACACCACCAGTCTTCTAAAAGAAAAAATTGACGATGCAATGATTCAGATACGCCTTTAG